The Candidatus Abyssobacteria bacterium SURF_5 genome contains the following window.
GTCCGAAGGAATGGCGAAAACGCCGCCCGTAAAAATTCCCACGATAAAGGTGGCAAGACCTCCCCACGCAATTATCTGAAGAAGCAACCGAGCCGAACCCTTGGGACGCAGTTTCTTCAGCCCGATAAGCGAAGCGACGGTGAGGACAATGCCATAACCCGCATCTCCCATGCAGATTCCAAAGAAAAAGATAAAAAAAGGCGCCAAAAAAGGAGTCGGGTCAAACTCGGAGTATTGGGGGCGGCCATACAACTCGGTGATCAGAGAGAAGGGTTTTATGGCCGGCGGATTCTTCAATAAAATCGGTACCACATCACGCGGCCCCGGGTCCGAACATCTTACCTCAATATCCCGCGTCAGCTCGTTCAGGCGACGCTTGAGCCTTTCTTCTTCCGCCGCAAGAACCCAGCCGTTAATTGCGAATGTCCGCTGCGTGAAAAGGAAATTGCGCTGCACCTTCAGCGTGTGCGTTTCCTGCAAATAATGATCGTAAAGCAGAAGAAGTTCGTTCCGTACTGGAAGAAATTCCTCGACTATCCGCTCCTTTATTCTCTGGTTCCGCTCGTGAAGTTCCTTTATCTGCTCTCGCAAACGGTCCCGGATTTCCTGCGGCGCACCCGTCAACCCCGAAAATTGTACGGACCTCCATGCGAACTTCCGCATGATGGGCGTATATAAATCCTCAAGCTCCTTGGCGTAGATCAGAACCATGGAGACAGAGGACCGGGATATCTCCACCACTTCAATGTGATGGAGCGGCGACGCCTCCGCCAATTCACGGGCAAACGCCGGGTACGTCCGCGCGTCGCAGATGCCCAATGAGATGCGGGTGCAGCGCGTATCCTGAATCCGCTCCAACTGCCATCGAAGGGGCAGCCACAGGCTGATCTCCTCGATCAGCAATCCCTTTCTTGCGATCTGGTTCTCATTCTCTTGAAGCTCCTTTTCAAGCAGCCCGCACTCGCCGGAGAATCTCTCCAGCTCAAACTCCGCCACAATTGCATCTGCCTCATGCGGCGTGAAAATGGGCCTGCTCTTCAGGAGCGATGGGGGCAGCGAGCGCTTCGGCAGGTATTTCATCCCGATATCCAGGCAGTGCCGGAGCGTCGAAAGTTTTTCTTCGGCCTGATTAATCGAAATTTCCAGAAAGGAAGGAAGGTTGTTCTCCCACTCGGGGTAAAGCTCGCTGACGTTGGATATGTGGACAGCGGCTGTCTTGCGAAGCTCCGTCAATACCTCGTCGCGCCACTCACCATGCGCCAGTATTTCCAGTTTTCTGACCTTGCTTACGGCCATTTACTTTCTTCCGGCGATCGTATCCACGATGAGTTGAACCGCGCGCGACCAATTTTTCCTCGCCGATGCCAGCAGGGCCTCCGTCTGCTTCTTATTTTCTTCGCGCTGTTTGTCTACGCTCTCGCGCGCTTGCTGCTCGTATTGTACGAGGAGTTCGGCTTCTGCCTGGCGGCATTCTTGCCTCATGGATTCAATCAGTTTCTTGGCTTCTTCACGGGCCGCGCGTATCAGCTCATCGGACTCGTGTCGAGCGGCGGCAATTAACCTGTCGCTTTCACTTTCAACACGTCTGATGTCTTCTATAAGTTCCATGATTCATTCGATTTCCATAGAGAGGGCAGGGCACCAGTCGAATTACATTAGCATACAGGAAAGGTAAAGTCAAGATGCTCAAATGGGTCGCAGCGCCGGATTTATCATTTAATCCTTGAGAAGTCTTCCCTGTAACTCACACTTCATTGATCTGCGAGTCCTTTCATGCGGGCAAAAGGGGCCTTTAACCTTCATTCCTTGGGTCCAGTCCGACTATACCCTCCATTTTGCCCACCGCCGAGCTCGTCTATGACCGACCGCTCCCAAAGGGGAACACCTACATGATATGCGGCCCTGCTGAGCAAATGAGCGGCTACCGGTACCGTTATCAGCAGGAAAGCGATTGTTGCAAACGAAAGCATGGCAACATCGATGCGTCCAAAATGAACCGCGAGCGAGAACAATGCGAAGCCGGCCCCCAGCGTCGAAGCTTTCGTGGAAGCCGAGATTCGCATATATAAATCCGGAAAACGGATGATCCCCAGGCCGCTGATCAACATGAGACAAGCCCCGATAAACATGAAAACCGCCGACATCGCCTGCTGCATTCTTAAATTCCCCGTCGGATATGATAGCTGAAGAATACGGTTGTCAAGAAGGCGATGAGCGCCATAACCACAGCAACATGCACAAACACATGATTGTTCGCCGCTACCGAATAAGCTGCGATGAATCCTATGGCTATTACACCCATCAGATCGAGTGCCACTACCCGGTCGGGCAGCGTTGGACCCAGCAAAAGCCGAATAAAACAAAATACCAACCCCAAAGCCATCAGCGAGAGAGAAATAAGATTCACAACCTGCAAAACATTCATCGGAAAACCTCCAGCAGACGCCTTTCAAAGCCTTGCTTCACGTGACGCCTGAATCCCTCGACGCTGTCGATGTAGAGGGCATGCACATATAATACGCGCCGATCGTCGGATACCTCGATGCTCAAGGTGCCGGGCGTCAGCGTGATCAGATTCGCAAGGAAAACTATCTCCGCATCTGTTCTTGCATCCAATGGTATTGCCACTATTCCCGGCGACATCCGGTGCCGCGGCGTCAGGATGTCGTATGTCACCAGGGCGCTCGCCTTTGTGAGCTCCCAAACGAAGAACAGGATGAAACCGACCGCCTGCGGAATCTTGGAAAAATAGGGTGACTTGGTCTTCTTCTTCTGCGTCAGCCGCAAGACAAGATACCCTAAGACGAAACCGGCCATAAAATTTGCTGCCCCGAACCGACCGGTTAATGCCATCCAAGCCAGGGCCAGCAAGATGTTGAACAGAAACAAGATCATTTTTCACCTGTCCTCCCGAAGGACCGCCTCAATGTAACCGCTGGAATCGAGCAACTGTTCGGCGGCTCTTGATGAAAGCGCAAGAAACGGCTGTGTCGCGAGCCCGATAAGTATCGTGATGAGAGCGAGCAGGATGATCGG
Protein-coding sequences here:
- a CDS encoding V-type ATP synthase subunit I, whose product is MAVSKVRKLEILAHGEWRDEVLTELRKTAAVHISNVSELYPEWENNLPSFLEISINQAEEKLSTLRHCLDIGMKYLPKRSLPPSLLKSRPIFTPHEADAIVAEFELERFSGECGLLEKELQENENQIARKGLLIEEISLWLPLRWQLERIQDTRCTRISLGICDARTYPAFARELAEASPLHHIEVVEISRSSVSMVLIYAKELEDLYTPIMRKFAWRSVQFSGLTGAPQEIRDRLREQIKELHERNQRIKERIVEEFLPVRNELLLLYDHYLQETHTLKVQRNFLFTQRTFAINGWVLAAEEERLKRRLNELTRDIEVRCSDPGPRDVVPILLKNPPAIKPFSLITELYGRPQYSEFDPTPFLAPFFIFFFGICMGDAGYGIVLTVASLIGLKKLRPKGSARLLLQIIAWGGLATFIVGIFTGGVFAIPSDKLPTFLRSMMIFEPTRQVLQFLYLTFLIGLCQIIFGLILKIAKDIHDRDYFSAVFDEGLWIFVIVAAAPLVYKYLFGGKVSEQALAAAKTTALVFVGPLVLGRGRKSKIYFMPLMGTLNVLRDTLGFFGDTLSYARLMALGLSGAFLAMTVNDIASLVLPIPYGIGIVMAIFILVFGHTFNIVINALGGFVHSLRLQYLEFFSKFFTGGGRPFEPFAEVREHTVVRSELE
- a CDS encoding Na+/H+ antiporter subunit G: MQQAMSAVFMFIGACLMLISGLGIIRFPDLYMRISASTKASTLGAGFALFSLAVHFGRIDVAMLSFATIAFLLITVPVAAHLLSRAAYHVGVPLWERSVIDELGGGQNGGYSRTGPKE
- a CDS encoding Na+/H+ antiporter subunit E, which gives rise to MILFLFNILLALAWMALTGRFGAANFMAGFVLGYLVLRLTQKKKTKSPYFSKIPQAVGFILFFVWELTKASALVTYDILTPRHRMSPGIVAIPLDARTDAEIVFLANLITLTPGTLSIEVSDDRRVLYVHALYIDSVEGFRRHVKQGFERRLLEVFR